Proteins encoded in a region of the Ralstonia pseudosolanacearum genome:
- a CDS encoding DUF2059 domain-containing protein has product MHKSLKHLIVVAGFAPLLAFAQAAGADADKTAAIKELLTVMNVDQAIRGQGEALENSAKQEAPLVLEQALVENKSLNDKQKQTAVDKLKKNGAVQRMTDGAGKAFETDGFRKDALQAHYDSLSKYYSAQEIKDLTTFLKTPSGQKFMTNQGKAMQEVWGGVMQKYGPQVGKAMRDMADKEIAAASK; this is encoded by the coding sequence ATGCACAAGAGTCTCAAACATCTGATCGTGGTGGCTGGTTTTGCCCCGCTGCTCGCCTTCGCGCAAGCTGCCGGCGCAGACGCCGACAAGACGGCGGCCATCAAGGAACTGCTGACGGTCATGAACGTTGACCAGGCGATCCGCGGTCAGGGTGAAGCGCTGGAGAACAGCGCCAAGCAGGAAGCCCCGCTGGTGCTGGAGCAGGCACTGGTCGAGAACAAGTCGCTGAACGACAAGCAGAAGCAGACCGCGGTCGACAAGCTGAAGAAGAACGGCGCTGTGCAGCGCATGACCGATGGCGCCGGCAAGGCGTTCGAAACCGATGGCTTCCGCAAGGACGCTCTGCAGGCCCACTACGATTCGCTCTCCAAGTACTACTCGGCGCAGGAAATCAAGGACCTGACGACGTTCCTGAAGACCCCGAGCGGCCAGAAGTTCATGACCAACCAGGGCAAGGCCATGCAAGAAGTGTGGGGCGGCGTGATGCAGAAGTACGGCCCGCAAGTCGGCAAGGCGATGCGCGACATGGCTGACAAGGAAATCGCCGCAGCATCGAAGTAA
- the serC gene encoding 3-phosphoserine/phosphohydroxythreonine transaminase, translating to MNQADRALQASQARVYNFSAGPAVLPAEVLEQAREEMLSWQGCGMSVMEMSHRGREFESIMAQAFADLRELLAVPDNYEILFLQGGAIAENAIVPLNLMRRLSLDTPKADYVVTGTWSVKSQQEARKYGEVNIAASSEAERFHRIPDVSAWKLSDDAAYVHLCTNETIVGVEYQETPDIGQAHGRVVVADVSSHILSRPVDWNGYAVLYGGAQKNIGPAGLTIVIARKDLLGHAHPLCPSAFNWRLVAENGSMYNTPPTYAIYVAGLVFQWIKRQGGVEALETRNIVKAKMLYDFIDASGFYRNDIHPSCRSRMNVPFFLNDESRNEAFLAQARAQGLVQLKGHKSVGGMRASIYNAMPLEGVEALVDFMREFERTAA from the coding sequence ATGAACCAAGCGGATCGAGCTCTTCAAGCCAGCCAGGCGCGTGTCTACAACTTTTCGGCGGGGCCGGCGGTGCTGCCGGCCGAGGTGCTGGAGCAGGCAAGGGAAGAGATGCTCTCCTGGCAAGGCTGCGGCATGAGCGTGATGGAGATGAGCCATCGCGGCCGCGAGTTCGAAAGCATCATGGCGCAGGCATTCGCCGATCTGCGCGAATTGCTGGCGGTGCCCGACAACTACGAGATCCTGTTCCTGCAGGGCGGCGCCATCGCCGAGAACGCCATCGTTCCGCTCAATCTGATGCGCCGGCTGTCGCTCGACACGCCCAAGGCGGATTACGTCGTGACCGGCACGTGGTCGGTGAAGTCGCAGCAGGAAGCGCGCAAATACGGTGAAGTGAATATCGCCGCATCGAGCGAGGCCGAGCGTTTCCACCGGATCCCGGATGTGTCCGCCTGGAAGCTGTCGGATGACGCGGCTTACGTGCATCTGTGCACCAACGAGACCATCGTCGGCGTCGAATATCAGGAGACGCCGGACATCGGCCAGGCGCATGGGCGCGTGGTGGTGGCCGATGTCTCGAGCCACATCCTGTCGCGGCCGGTCGACTGGAACGGCTATGCGGTGCTCTACGGCGGCGCGCAGAAGAACATCGGGCCCGCGGGCCTGACCATCGTGATCGCGCGCAAGGACCTGCTGGGCCACGCGCACCCGCTGTGCCCGTCGGCCTTCAATTGGCGCCTGGTGGCCGAGAACGGCTCGATGTACAACACGCCGCCCACCTACGCCATCTATGTCGCCGGACTGGTGTTCCAGTGGATCAAGCGCCAGGGCGGCGTGGAAGCGCTGGAGACCCGCAACATCGTCAAGGCGAAGATGCTGTACGACTTCATCGACGCCAGCGGCTTCTATCGCAACGACATCCATCCGTCGTGCCGGTCGCGCATGAACGTGCCGTTTTTCCTCAACGACGAATCCCGCAACGAAGCCTTCCTCGCGCAGGCGCGCGCGCAAGGGCTGGTGCAGCTCAAGGGCCACAAGTCCGTGGGCGGCATGCGGGCGAGCATCTACAACGCGATGCCGCTGGAGGGCGTGGAGGCACTGGTCGACTTCATGCGCGAATTCGAGCGGACCGCCGCCTGA
- the pheA gene encoding prephenate dehydratase, which yields MTSQSDETSQNKDAALAAELAPLRAQIDAIDSQLLTLLSDRAKVAQAVGEVKKHYASPAFRPDRELQVIRKMQSGNPGPLHDESIAAIWREVMSACRGLEQALRIGYLGPVGTFTEQAVFAHFGHEIQPLPCPSIDEVFRAAEAGTVDCGVVPVENSTEGVVSRTLDLFLQTSLKISGEIALRVHHNLLHKTGDMSQVKVVRAHAQALAQCQRWLNTNYPHLAREAVSSNAEAARMAGEDETVAALASVQAANRYGLHVVRANVEDDPHNRTRFVVIGNYETEPSGRDQTSLILSVPNEAGAVYRLLAPLAENGVSMCRFESRPARSGAWEYYFYVDVEGHQRDPQVARALEKLRHAAAYFKVLGSYPSAH from the coding sequence ATGACCAGTCAGTCAGACGAAACGAGTCAAAACAAGGACGCCGCACTGGCGGCGGAACTGGCACCCCTGCGCGCGCAGATCGATGCCATCGACAGCCAGCTGCTCACCCTGCTGTCGGACCGCGCCAAGGTGGCGCAGGCCGTGGGCGAGGTGAAGAAGCACTACGCGTCGCCGGCATTCCGGCCGGACCGCGAGCTGCAGGTCATCCGCAAGATGCAGTCGGGCAATCCGGGGCCGCTGCACGACGAGAGCATCGCGGCCATCTGGCGCGAGGTGATGTCGGCATGCCGGGGCCTGGAGCAGGCGCTGCGCATCGGCTATCTCGGCCCGGTGGGCACGTTCACGGAGCAAGCCGTGTTCGCGCACTTCGGCCACGAGATCCAGCCGTTGCCGTGCCCGAGCATCGACGAGGTGTTCCGCGCGGCAGAGGCCGGTACGGTCGATTGTGGTGTGGTGCCGGTGGAGAATTCGACCGAGGGCGTGGTGTCGCGCACGCTCGATCTGTTCTTGCAGACGTCGCTGAAGATCAGCGGTGAGATCGCGCTGCGGGTGCACCACAACCTGCTGCACAAGACCGGCGACATGTCGCAGGTGAAGGTGGTGCGGGCGCATGCGCAGGCGCTGGCGCAGTGCCAGCGCTGGCTCAACACGAACTACCCGCACCTGGCGCGCGAGGCGGTGTCGAGCAACGCCGAGGCCGCGCGCATGGCCGGCGAAGACGAGACCGTCGCCGCGCTGGCGAGCGTGCAGGCGGCCAACCGCTATGGGCTGCACGTGGTGCGGGCCAACGTGGAGGACGATCCGCACAACCGCACACGCTTCGTGGTGATCGGCAACTACGAGACCGAGCCGAGCGGGCGCGACCAGACCTCGCTGATCCTCTCGGTGCCGAACGAGGCCGGGGCGGTCTACCGGCTGCTGGCGCCGCTCGCCGAGAACGGCGTGTCGATGTGCCGCTTCGAGTCGCGGCCGGCGCGCAGCGGCGCGTGGGAGTACTACTTCTACGTCGACGTGGAAGGCCATCAGCGCGACCCGCAGGTGGCGCGCGCGCTGGAGAAGCTGCGCCACGCCGCCGCGTATTTCAAAGTGCTGGGGTCCTATCCCTCGGCACACTGA
- the hisC gene encoding histidinol-phosphate transaminase, whose translation MSLQFGPEYVRAIAPYVTGKPISEVAREFGLEAARIVKLASNENPLGMPASARAAMTAAIDELARYPDANGFRLKAALHAKFGVPEAWITLGNGSNDILELAARALVAPGQGVIYAQHAFAVYTLAAQEVGARAVEVPARDYGHDLDAMAAAITPDTRLIYVANPNNPTGTFLPADAIAAFLAKVPPAVVVVLDEAYNEFLKPEQQYDSIAWVRQYPNLLVSRTFSKAYGLAGLRVGYGIAQPQLTALLNRIRQPFNVNSLAQAAAVAALSDAEFLRRSAELNAAGYAQLTQAFARLGLEYVPSSANFVLVRVGDDVDAGARVNLALLKQGVIVRPVGNYGLPQWLRISIGLPEENAVCIAALESALVQAEAAA comes from the coding sequence ATGTCGTTGCAGTTCGGCCCCGAATATGTCCGCGCCATTGCCCCCTATGTGACCGGCAAGCCGATTTCCGAAGTCGCACGCGAATTCGGTCTGGAGGCGGCGCGCATCGTCAAGCTGGCGTCCAACGAGAACCCGCTGGGCATGCCGGCATCGGCCAGGGCGGCCATGACGGCTGCCATCGATGAGCTGGCGCGCTATCCGGACGCCAACGGTTTCCGCCTGAAGGCCGCGCTGCATGCGAAGTTCGGTGTGCCGGAAGCCTGGATCACGCTCGGCAACGGCAGCAACGATATCCTCGAACTGGCTGCACGCGCGCTGGTGGCGCCGGGGCAGGGCGTGATCTACGCGCAGCATGCATTTGCCGTGTATACGCTGGCGGCGCAGGAGGTCGGTGCACGGGCCGTCGAGGTGCCGGCCCGCGATTATGGCCACGACCTGGACGCGATGGCCGCCGCCATCACGCCGGACACGCGCCTGATCTACGTCGCCAACCCGAACAATCCGACCGGCACCTTCCTGCCGGCCGACGCGATCGCTGCGTTCCTGGCCAAGGTGCCGCCGGCGGTCGTCGTCGTGCTGGATGAGGCGTACAACGAATTCCTCAAGCCAGAGCAGCAGTACGACTCGATCGCCTGGGTGCGCCAGTACCCGAACCTGCTGGTGTCGCGCACGTTCTCCAAGGCTTACGGGCTGGCCGGCCTGCGTGTCGGCTACGGCATCGCGCAGCCGCAGCTGACGGCGCTGCTCAACCGGATCCGCCAACCGTTCAACGTCAACAGCCTCGCGCAGGCCGCTGCTGTCGCCGCGCTGAGCGATGCCGAATTCCTGCGCAGATCGGCCGAACTGAATGCCGCGGGCTACGCGCAGTTGACGCAGGCGTTTGCGCGCCTCGGGCTGGAATACGTGCCGTCGTCGGCCAACTTCGTGCTGGTCCGTGTCGGCGACGATGTGGACGCGGGCGCGCGCGTCAATCTGGCGCTGCTCAAGCAGGGCGTGATCGTGCGGCCGGTGGGCAACTATGGCCTGCCGCAGTGGCTGCGCATCAGCATCGGGCTGCCGGAGGAGAATGCCGTTTGCATCGCCGCGCTGGAGTCGGCGCTGGTGCAGGCCGAGGCCGCCGCCTGA
- a CDS encoding prephenate dehydrogenase yields the protein MASSFSSSRLVIVGVGLIGGSLALALRRAGVVGQVIGVGRSAASLETAVRLGVIDEALPMEEAVRGADMVVLCAPVAQTLPLLLAMQPHLGPDTIVTDAGSTKSDVIMAAKTVLGDQVSQFVPAHPIAGRELNGVEAALADLYVGKKTVLCPLQENRRADVARVQAMWDAAGAYCHVMSAVQHDAVFAAVSHLPHVLSYALVAQIINAEDAALKLEFAGGGFRDFTRIAASSPEMWRDICLSNREALLRELTTYEAVVGRLKAMIAERDAESLERVFRRASEARLAWPQRAANATQPE from the coding sequence GTGGCCTCTTCTTTTTCCAGTTCCCGGTTGGTGATCGTGGGTGTCGGCCTGATCGGCGGTTCGCTGGCGCTGGCGTTGCGCCGCGCGGGCGTGGTCGGGCAGGTCATCGGCGTCGGGCGGTCGGCGGCGTCGCTGGAGACGGCGGTCCGCCTGGGGGTGATCGACGAGGCGTTGCCGATGGAAGAGGCGGTGCGCGGCGCCGACATGGTCGTGCTGTGCGCACCCGTGGCGCAGACGCTGCCGCTGCTGCTCGCGATGCAGCCGCACCTGGGGCCGGACACCATCGTCACCGATGCCGGCAGCACCAAGTCCGACGTCATCATGGCGGCCAAGACGGTGCTGGGCGACCAGGTCAGCCAGTTCGTGCCGGCGCATCCGATCGCCGGGCGCGAGCTCAACGGCGTCGAGGCGGCGCTGGCCGATCTCTATGTCGGCAAGAAGACCGTGCTGTGCCCGCTGCAGGAAAACCGCCGCGCCGACGTCGCCCGCGTGCAGGCGATGTGGGATGCCGCGGGGGCGTATTGCCATGTGATGTCGGCCGTGCAGCACGATGCCGTGTTCGCTGCGGTGAGCCATCTGCCGCATGTGCTCTCGTACGCGCTGGTCGCGCAGATCATCAATGCGGAGGACGCCGCGCTCAAGCTCGAGTTCGCCGGCGGCGGCTTCCGCGATTTCACCCGCATTGCCGCGTCGTCGCCCGAGATGTGGCGCGACATCTGCCTGTCGAACCGCGAGGCGCTGCTGCGCGAGCTGACCACCTATGAGGCCGTGGTGGGCCGTCTGAAGGCGATGATCGCCGAGCGCGACGCTGAATCGCTCGAGCGCGTGTTCCGCCGCGCCAGCGAAGCGCGCCTGGCCTGGCCGCAGCGCGCGGCCAACGCCACGCAACCCGAATAA